In Lycium ferocissimum isolate CSIRO_LF1 chromosome 7, AGI_CSIRO_Lferr_CH_V1, whole genome shotgun sequence, the sequence AATACGTATAGAAGCAACCACGATTCATAGTAAATGGCTTGTATGcttttctagaattttgtgaaaaatgtatgaaaattcttttccttctttctttcaatgACAAAATATGACAATAATAGTTTATATGTTGAAGTGAAAACTGATTTGTACTAAAATTAAGAATCAAAAGACAATTAAGTCAATATTTGAAATACCCTcgcccaaaagaaaaagaaaaagaaagaaaagggggtTTGGGGTTGCTGTTTCACCAAAAAGAAGGGAGCCAAATCTGAAATAGCCAATTAAGTGGGTGGGTGGTGCAAATATAAGAACTCGTAGGGACCTTAAACCCCAAAGGGAGAAAAGTCAAGAAACAAGAACCCCTAGTTCTGTACAAGACGAACACGAACAAGAAGACACACCAAGAGTAAAGGCAACAAGCAACAGCATGCAGGTTTTACGAAGAAACCCACTTAACAGAATCTCCTCAAGATTCCTTAATCAAGTTCGTTATCTTTTCTCTTCCTCTGAACCTTGTCTGTTTCAGTGCCAAATTAGAGCAAGCTTTTCACCCCATTTTTTCCCTGTTTGTAATTCTTTTTTCCGAGTACTTTAGTTTTGGTAATGCAGTAGAATATCCCCCCTTTCTTAGGTcaaactatcatttttttttttttgtttaaagttGATTTGTGATGTCTAAATTTACAAAGtcttttttttgtaattcaaTTTATTTGGGTTTGCTGCTGATATCTTATGAATTGGATGTGATAGGTAATCAAAACCAGTGCATATTCTACCAAGAAAATTTATGATGCTGGACAGCCGACTCCTGCCACTCACCCTCAGGTACTTCTACTGTTCTACACAGCATATGTAGCATTAGTATTTGGTAACATGAAAGTAGGGCTGTATGTAAGAAttgaataaaatataaaatcttGTTTTGGTGGGATTCTTTTATTGTATGAGATATGCCCGCCTTTCTAGGGAACCCAGTTAGGAATTGTATGTAAAATTTTTGGTCATTTCATGCAGTTAATGAAGGAAGGGGAGATTACTCCTGGCATTACCAGTGAAGAATATATGCAGAGAAGGAAGAAATTATTGGAGTTTCTTCCGGAAAATAGTTTAGCTATTGTTTCAGCGGCTCCCACAAAAATGATGACTGATGTTGTACCTTACAATTTTAGGCAGGATGCTGACTATTTATACATCACCGGATGCCAACAACCTGGTGGTATCGCAGTTCTAGGGCATGACTGTGGTTTATGCATGTTCATGCCAGAACCAACCCTCCAGGTACTTCAGGAACCATTCACTTGCTTCGTTCTTGTTGACAGAAGCTGTTAATACGTGAAAAGCTTTGTCCTATTTATAGAacaaattatctcaatttagtgACATTTTCTTTAGGTTCAGCTGTTACTATGGTATTATGGTTAGTATACATTGTAGCAAGTTAAAGATTGCTTCCATTCTAAAAGTTAAAAGTATTTTTAGGATGTTCTTTGGCAAGGAGAAGTGGCTGGGGTTGATGCTGCTTTACAGATATTCAAGGCTGACCTTGCTTACCCTATTAGCAGATTGCCTGAGGTAATTGTTCTAAAGATCATATCTCCAACTGCAAATAAGTTTGAGATTCTTGTTAGAAGAAAATGCCTCTCACGCTGATAAGTATAACGGCATAGGGTAACATCCCTTCTGTTAGTCCTTTCAATAGGACAATAGGGTACTTTATCAGAAAGGGAATGGAAACCCTATTGTTACCTTTctgaaaccaaaaaaataaggTAATGGAAACCCTATTTATCTTCTTTCCTCTGGATTATAGTTAGAGTATCGACCTAAGAAAAATGGCTTAtagattccttttttttttttttttttttttttttttttgagaaagtaacagttgtatgtatttgaCTAAGTCAGTACATAGGTTGTACTGAAAACCATATTTACATCATAGCAAAAATCAGGAAACTAGTCCATAAAGAAATGGCAAGAATTGCATCAACAGTCAAAGAGAATCAATAGTCAATAGATTCTCTTTGACTATTGATGCAATTCTGAGAATCACCTCCTTCAAAACAccctctttttctcttctcttgcctggaaaagaaatatttttcctcCTTTAATATGTGTAAAAGGTATAGAGGGAACAAAATGGAGAGGCATGTCAAAGTTTTCACATATATAGGAGTCAGGCTTGCCTTATTACTATAACTTCATGTTTGATAGCACCTATCACTGGATGTAGCTTTTCCTCATAATATTGGAAATCAAGCAGGCATCATGTTAGGATGCGTTGAGAACAGAGACGAATCTAGGATTTTTGGAGCATGGGTtcaccactaaaaaaaaaaaaaagaagaagaagaaaaaaatgtattaagCGGAATTGATCCCTAGTCCTCTAGGTAAATAACTTAACtttcaaccaagtgcaccatttaGTCTTTTGTAGTATGTGTTCCGGTAGGtagtattatactaattttagaaaacatatacataaaatacctagttttacggcgagaccatgtgttcacgCGCTCCAAAAATAGAGCCTAAAACTGCCCCTGgttgaaaatataatattatgaGCATGAAATTGAAGAGTGAAGGTTAACACTTTGCGCCAATGAAGTGGGCACTATTTTCCAAATGGAACTAGGATGATTTAGGCAGAGGGAATAGTTGTTGGTTGGCTGTATTTAGCTGTCAGGTTAATTGCTTAGACTACATAATGACAGTTAATATTTAAATTGACAACACAGAGTACAGCGaaggagatatatatataactgagTGTTATTTGTAAAGAACCATATTATGGTGTAGGTTCTCTACTTATTGTATACCACATGCATGTGAGAGCTTAAATCCAGAAAAAtcgataaattcttaccttataaAAAAGACCAGGAAATGAAGATGTGATGCCCGTATCATCATTATCTCTATGTCGGCAAGGAAAGTATGTCAATTATTTTTCCTGTACATGGCTTCAGTGTAGTGACTTTATTTCACTTGCTCCATGTTACAATTTCTCTGTTCTCTAATTTTTGCGGGACTTGTCAGATGCTCTCCAGGATGATAGAAACTTCTTCCACTGTGTTCCATAATGTGAAGACAAGGATTTCATCTTACATGGAATTAGAGGCCTACAAAAAAGCAGTCAACAATTGCAAAGTGAAAGATTTCTCTGTTTACACTCATGAAGCCCGATTGGCGAAGTCTCCTGCAGAGCTTAAATTGATGAGAGATTCTGCATCAATAGCCTGCCAGGTAATGgtaattctttcatttttgtcaGGTTTTTGGGTGAGAGTGGTAGTTCTTTCTCACGGAGGTTCATTTTCTGATTGGACACGGAAAAGTAGTCTCTGAGTGTACAGCCGACTTTACTTTTGTATGTATTTGTCTTCTTTTGAAGTTGATACTCTTCACACCGTTAACAGGTGACTAAGGTATTGAGATATCACCGagcttttttcaaaattataaaaagcaTTGTTTGCATATCAGCTGATAGCATCATAACTGAAATGTTTGTCATTTTGTTGTATgacaaattttctttaaaaggtAAAATAGGTGTTTGCATTTCCCTTTATTTCCTCTTCTTTCATGTCAAGGGTGGTGTCTTCAGGTTGAAGATACTACATTCCGAAGATCCAGAAGCTATTcacaaaaggaaaaagggtaCAGATAAAAGGATAGATCACCAGTCTAAAATAAGACGgttcttaatattccaaaaAATTGGAGTCTGTACTTGCTTCTTGCTTATTTGCATCAacatatttttttctctaattGTGAAGGAACTGTTCTTGCATGTACAATCCTTTCTTTGATAATGTGCTTCTGTGTTAAGTGGGTCAGAAGCTCTAGACATGCTGAAAGAAAAAGATGTGTGTATACTACCCATTCGTCTAATTTCTCAATCATGATTTGCATGTTTACTTATGAGAGACTGGTCTGGAAAATGTTTCTTCCTATTCCTGAAATTTGTATGCAGTTGTCTAGCCATATAGTTGGGAGTTATATGGGAGTGTAGATATTTTCCTTTCACTAGTTCAGTCCTTATTTATACTGTATAAAAGATAagtttttgtttcttgatgttctaatgtatatgtttttggtAGGCGCTTATCCAGACCATGTTATACTCAAAGTTGTTTCCTGATGAAGGGATGCTGTCAGCCAAATTCGAATATGAATGCAGAGTTAGAGGTGCCCAAAGAATGGCGTAAGTTTTTTCTTGTATTATCTTTGGAATTTTGTATGTGGAGAGGGGAGCGACTCGCAATTTTTAAGTACTTTAATCAAACATGGGCTTCAGCAGAGTGAATCAAAATGCCTTTAAAGCCTCATGTCTAAACCTgcaattgattttctttttcctatgtTCTCTGAGTTTCTGATAGTTTCATTGTTTTTTCCTGactgttttcctttttggtcaTACTTCTGGCGGAGATCATTTCAAGgattattcatttttcttttcttgttccacAGGTTTAACCCTGTCGTTGGTGGCGGACCTAATGGAAGTGTCATTCATTATTCTCGTAATGACCAGAAAGTAAGTTTAGTATCTTCAAGCGCAGTTAGATTTGAATATCAAGCATATTAAATACTAGTATCTAATTTGTTGTTTTAACAGATTGAAGATGGGGACTTTCTTGTTTTAACAGATTGAAGATGGTAACCTTGTCTTGATGGATGTTGGATGCGAGCTCCACGGCTATGTCAGTGATCTTACTCGTACTTGGCCACCCTTTGGCAAATTTTCTCCTGTTCATGTAAGTATAAAATCCACGATTATCTTCAGTTTTTCCCCCTTGCAAACTTAGACTGTTGACATCTCCAAATGTTTTCAAGATTATGGTTATCAAGTACTTTACCACTAGGGCAATATATGATAGTCCCTGGTAAAGTGAAAAATTGAATGCGACTCTCTACTTGTTAACTTCTTTCATCAAATTTCGTAGTCAATGGAAAAAAATTACAGCTTAAACCATAACAGACACGTTCCAGATATTTTTAACCGTTCTATTATTTTTACTAGTTAAGCTCTCTAACCCTCGAGTTATCTTGCTGATAAATATTAAGAGCTTCTGATAATGGTTCTTTAACTGGCTTCATGTTTTACTAACAATTATAaccaacctttttttttctcattgtgGAGAGATGTCCATGAATTTTCGAAAGATTTTCTTTTCATCCGTTTCACACTATGTGAAGATGCTGAAATTGTTTAGATCAAGGGTAGTAATGAAGAGGAGCTTATGCAGGTAAATATATAAATGGCTCTGCGTACCACCCATTGCTTCAATCCTGAGCTCTGAGTTTAGTGAAGTCCACCCAGAATAACTAGGTATATCTTCTCAGTCTGGATCCTGAGATTCTGCTTTCTATGTGTAGTAGATGTATCCATGGGCCCCTTTTCACTCTTAGCGCCGGTACTAACCTAGCACCCTGCAAGCAAACTTCTTACCTGGTCTGAATGTCTAGCTAGACTGTTTTGCTTAACTGTAGGCTTGCTCCAAATTTGTAACATCTATTGTCTATCACCAATTCTGAAGTGTGAAGCACCATTACCCTAGGAGAGAAAAAATCTGTCCAGGTTGTGTTTCTCTCATGAGAATTTGTCCATCATATGTCCATTGACAGCCAGTGAATTTTGGGCACTTAGGATGCAATGTTTGGGTGCCAAGACTTATCCACCTTGATTCAAATATGTTGGAACCCTTGCTACACATTGAAGGCTTTCAAAAGCTAGATATTGATTTCCAGCACTTCGATTGGTGGTATCAGTTCTGAATCTAAATTCCAGATCCTAAATGGCCTTGCTAATCTGGATGTGAAGAATGAGAATGATAATAAAATTCATCTTATTGAAATACAAAATCTTGATTTGACTTCTTCGCTACAGATTATGTTTGAGAAATAAATTCTTCCCTTGATACGGTTTTCGATTGCTAGTTTTCTGTAATATAATCTCTATACACATTTGTTGTTTCTGGAACTTGGTGATAAGCTCCAAGACTTGATCTGTTCCTTTCAGGAGGAACTTTATGATCTTATTTTGGAGACAAACAAGGAATGCGTGGAGATGTGCAGACCTGGCACAAGCATCCGAGAAATACACCACTACTCGGTACTATTTTAGTTAATCCATCTCGTAATTTCTTTTGGTTTATAATCCAGGGGTAGGTGGGACCAGGAATTTaattttatcctcttttcttGCCTTTCAACTTTCACAGTCTTAGACCCAGTTATATTGCCAAGTTACATTGGTATTCCAGTCTCAGTATTTTGGGTACAGTTTTTGagaccataattttttttcgtGTTTTGCATAATTGTCTAGTTACACTGACTTCCACCTCCTGTTGCGAATAGCAATGAAGCTTCGAGGTTTTCATTTGCATGAGCTGAGGGAAATGAGGCTTGATGATATTTTCGAAGTTATGGGCAAAGatttaattccttttaagaCTTTTGAGTTTAGTGATGTTGGGGAGAGACAGATGCCTTTTGGTTGCCTCTCACTTGATCTGAAAATAGTATTTGTTCGCCCATTTCTTCATATATGATGAGCTGTAATGCTATGGTAAAGATAAGCCTGTAAGGTTAGAGGTGTCTAATTAATGTAGTGTGCTTTGTTAACTGATTCTCTATGAAGGGTAGCACTACTTGGATAATGCAAATAATGGTTTTACTTTATTACAGAAGGGTCATTCTTTGTGTTTGTTGTTAGGGAAGCTGTTAAAGGTCTTATTACTGTTCAAGATATGGGGATATATGATATACATTCTGTAGTGAGTAATTGCCCCACACCAGCATACTCTTTTCTTTAGATACTTTAAGGAGTGCCAAGGTCtcattcttgtttttcttttttgatgtgGGATAGGTAGAAAAGCTGCGAAGAGGATACAAGGAGATTGGGATACTAAAAAATGATCGGCGTGGGAGATATGAAATGTTAAATCCTACGAATATAGGTTATTCCTTTTATCCGTTACTCTTCCGCTGCAGATATAAGAAAATGCATGCGCAATAGAAACAGAAACTTGCTCCCTTTTAATTGGCCTCTCAGTTGCTATTCCTATTGTGTTATTTGCTGAAAAGATAAATGATTTCTTGTTCCACTGTGAGTCTGCTACCATCTCTGAGTGAATTTGGTTTGTCAATATATTTCCAGGTCACTTTCTAGGAATGGACGTTCATGATTCTTCTACAATTGGATATGATCGACCTCTGAAACCTGGTGTAGTAAGTTTCCTCCCTTACTGATGATTGCTTTGATTTCTGAAAATAATTAGGGAACCGCAAGGTGTGCTGAAGAAATTGGTTGTCATTCTTTTGAAATCCTCCTCGCAATGAGCATCAGTGACTTGTTcatttgaaaacaaatgagatTTGCCATAATGCATCATTCTCTTTCAGCAATTCACGATGAGTTTTTCCCCAACGAATAGATCAAACATTCTCTCCTTGCTTCTTGACTGAATTAAAATATAAACCATGTAACCATGCTTATGCTTTTAGAGCCATATGGTCAAATTTCCcttttcctttccctttctCAGTTTTATAGAAATGCCAAggattaaaatagaaaattgcaTGATGATATGTATGCATATTTTCTATACTGATTTTGTCATGTGATCCTCTTTGGTCCTATTGCGTCTAATTTCATCACTTCTATAGAAGGTAATTACATTTggataataatgattttttgaAACTCTGACGTTaattaagaaatgaaaaatatcttTTGTTGGTCTCTAGGTTGTTTACATATCTTGTCAGTCTGGTTGCAGGATGCATTTgcataataatgattttttgaaatctctGACGGTCTAATTAAGCAGAAAGATCAAAATATCTTTTGCTTTTCTCTCTAggtttgttttctttcttgtatATCTTATCAGTCTGAGTTGCAGGGAATGTTTATTCCTGCGAAACATGTAATGTTATATGCAATTGCAACAAAAAAGATTTAGTAGCTCGTCCATCTTGATTTCAAGTTGGTAGTACAAACTGTTCTTATACTTCATGTATAATGCATTTCATGACAAGTACCTCACTCTTGAAAGTGATTGTGCTGGTTTGATGAGTCTTAATTTATTTTGTCCAACACACTTGCTTCCATGCAATCAGAAAAATCAATAAGTCATTAGAAAGAGTCCCATtgttttccttttccctttttgttaATATGGTACACTCATCTGATGctatcataattaataattgGAATATGCTACGATCTGTTAAAATAGAAGAAGCAACCTGTCTGATATGACAAGAAAAACATACACAATATATAATGCTATGTGCAAAACTACTGAATGTAACTCCAATGATAAACTAATTGGTATAGGTGGTAGATTTAAGTTATTTATGCTTTAACTGAGGTCTATATTGCCAGTGATATCTGCATCTATGCATGTGTTTTTAGTCCAATTGTGAAACATGCTTTACCCTTTTCTGAAAAATGATGACAGAGACGCATATACCTCAGAATGATCAGATGAAATTAGACAAAGCTAATAGTCTTGGATAAAATTGCCTGGTCATTATTTAGACATTTGTAAGCTCCTGCTCTATCTGGTGGTTTCTACATTTAACCTTGATGAAGCGGTGATTGATAAGAGGAATTCCTGGCCACAAAAAAAGATGAGTCCTTTTGATGTTAGCTTCTAATTACTTGTGATTTCTGCAAGAGCCAATCATTGACTTTTATATGTAGGTCATCACAATTGAACCAGGAGTATACATCCCTTCGTGCTTTGATTGTCCAGAAAGGTATACTTGTTACTTCATCAAACTAATGTTCCTTTTGACATGCATTCAGATTACTGTATCTTTGATTATCCTCAAGCTCCTTAGAGATTCTCGTTTTATTAAACTGATTGTATCTGCCAAATTATGTTCTGATGGATGGACGAAGAGTTGCTCTTTTATGTACAAAAGATAGAGAGAAAACCGTATACCGATGTCTTTTCTAGGTTGGTCCTCAAAAGAAATATTCCATATAGAAATGGCACTTTCAGGTTGTCCCATTCAAGGGAAAATGGTTGCTTTTGTCATAAATATTGGGGAGAAAGAATAATTGCTCAGTTGAACTAAGTAGCTGTCAAATCTACATTTCTGTTGTCTGGCGATTCATCTGTAGTTAAGGAGTTACATTATTCTCTTACCCCCATTAAGGAAAAAAAGGCGCGCTTGTTTCtttaaaattctttattttatacTCACTTCTATATGCTTAATCTCATCGTCTATAATCACTTCTGTCATTCAGGTTCCGAGGCATTGGGATTAGGATCGAAGATGAAGTCCTTATTACAGAATCAGGTTATGAGGTATGTTTACAGAAATCACTCAATTGGTTTTAGTACCAGTCCATATTACTTCTGACCCTATGATCATGTCCGAAACTTATTAGCACTCACTGCCTAATTAAGTTGGTTTTATAGCATTGCAAGTAGAGGTCAGATACTCAATGAATCTTTAGCCATAGGTCTGACCATTACAATTTTCTACCTCACTGGATACAGGTACTCACTGCTTCCATACCAAAGGAAATTAAACACCTTGAGTCCTTGTTGAACAACTTTGGCAGTGGAAGGGGAACAGAGACTAGAGCTGCTCtcagttaattttaaaatctccgAGCTTCGACACCATCAATCAAATAACAACTCCGGAATCCGAGCTTCCATACCGTAGGctgtctacatcacaccccttgGGGTGCGGCCCTTCCCCGAATCCTACTAACacgggatgctttgtgcaccggaCTGCCGTTTTAATCTGAGCGATTATCATGCTTGTCTTCTTCAGAACTTTATGTGCGCTCCTTGTTCTTTCCAGAGCCTCTACTCTAATAGCTAGAACGTGTTGAAATTTGATGTTTTTAGTGTTGAATAATAATTTATGTTATTAGTTATGATTTTCTAATAAGAACAGTTGCATTGAATTATACTCCTAGAGAGTAAGTAGCTTGAGTTGAAGGGTCATTTGGAAGCATTTCTTTGTCATACAGTTGTCTTCTTGCAAAATATTACTgccaatattttcaaaataacatAGTTATATGTACATTTTAAAAATGTCAAATTTattcttttataaaaattattacaTAAGGTTCATAATAAACCCCAAAAACTACCAAGAATTGGTAATTTTGTCGTCCTAATTTTGCTTTAGGGATATATATTACCCTAAAAGaataatcatttttttcaatcctcatttattgataaatttttttctatttttggttcTTCCATTCAAATTGTAAGTGGGTGTGAAAATTTGTTTACTTAATCATTtccttatatttatactttaaccGGGaagtgtttaaaaaaaaattgtactaaaatgatttttagttataattttaaaaatgagaTCTAAAACTAAGGTTAAAAATGGATTTAACCAAAAGATAAACCCTTAACACAAAATAATGTGACAATAAAATCAAAACAGATTTGTTTTTATCTATAAATAAAATCACACGCTCACAAATTCACaaaagtatgaaaatatttttcgatTTACGATTTTTGCAAGTTGTAATTATCCTACTTTATCATCTTAGTTTAGGATATCGAATCACTTGTGTCCCTTTGAGATTTGCTAATTTTTCTACTTAACTTTCTTCCTCATAAATAAAGTTTTCGTTAAAAATCATCTAATTGTGTGATgaagaaactttaataattataaaacttattaaTAAGATATCATTAACCCAAATACATTAAATAAGTTATCCGTGTATAATTGTATATGGATTAGTTGGGAAAATGAtttgaatgagtaataaatcattttattaagggtaaaagaggaAGTTTTAAGCTagattatttctaaatatagaaatttttctttttaccattaaaaaatatgtgaaaattgtaaaaatagcgaataatttaataaaagattatatttttatattttaaaagccCGGGCCTTTCATAACTAGTCATAGTTATATGTACACATTGGATTCTTTTATAAAGTAAGGTTCATAATAAACCCCTAAAACTACCAAGAATTGGTAATTTCTTCCTCCTAATTTTGCTTTAGGGATAATAGCACATTCAATCCTCATTTATTgataaattctatttttgatTCTTCCATTCAAattgtatttttatttcaagGAAGGGGAGTTGGCACATTAACTAgctatcaacaaaaaaaaaaaaaaattgaaagcatGTCAGGCGGGTAATTGTTTGGCTACTACTGGTTAAATGTAATATAGGAGTCCTGGCTCCCTCAGGATTTCTATCGCTATTTTTAGCACGGTAATAAATATTCATCCATATTTGTTCAACAGACCTCCTTTTATAGCCAGTGTACCAACTGAGCTATTACTTCCTTGGACAAATAACCTCTCATTTTTTACTAGGAAAATGATTAAATCTGCTCATGTACTGTATACAATTGAGCAAGTTTGTCTTGGTGTTAAACTTTTCATCTAATATTACTCTCTTCGTTAAAGAAAGTCTTCTATTTTGCCGTTGTTTCCTAATAGAGATTTTAAACTATAGTAAAAAAGTCAAGGGTAAATGTGGACTTCTTTCTCAAACAATTTGGACACTAGGAATCTACTCATTCAACGTTGCAACTCCACTAATGATAAGTACGAAATAATTTGCTAGAGACAAGAATATGAATGAACTAAAAGTATATCGGAGATATTTCTTAAACCTTTTTCCTTTTGACTATCTTTTAATCAAGATAAATGTGTCGTGCAGTAATAGCCAGttttaaaaaatctgaaattgAAGACAAATCTTTTTAACTTCTCACTTTTAAGTAAGATCTTATCATTTTCTTTCTCTGcatcaaaattaattaattaattaagattgtACTTTGGACAAAGCAAGCAGGTATTTTGAAATGCTTAATGGTCCTATTTAGTGACATTATAGCAGTGATCAAACTTAATAATTAGGGGTCATACtaaactttctcaattcttctGTAGGATTCTTTGTAAAATGTTAATAACTAACTGATATGTTCAAGGAGATAAAACTGGAGTTGTAATTAATTTGGACAAATATAGGTTATTAAATATCTTTCTCAAGTGTGGTGCAAAAATCTTGAAAGATAGGTATCTAATATTGGACCGGAGGTAGTAGTATTTCATAAGTGTGGCTAGCCTCATACACTGCAATTTTCATAGGATAGCTGAACCACAATTATTAAACATGTAGAGACGTAGtctttcattattttcttttgcTTCATAGTATAGACAAACTATAATATATACGAACGTCACCACTAGGTAGTAGAGATCGAATTTAACGTTTTAATTAATGAGGCTCCCTTATAATACGCATTTGATTTCTCTTGCCTACCTTTCATAGAAATGTTATTTTCGCATTAAGATACATGGTAACCTTTGTCTCTCCTGGCCTCTCTTGCATGCTATGTgtaaattaaagaccaccgcTTATCTTTTGTATGCTTTGTTAAAATAGCAAAAACGTGCTTGTTATATAGTATTCTTTTCTAGGATCAGTGTTTGAAGGTTGATTTATTCTTTGAAGTGgttttaattgaattataaggTTGGAAACTATTTCATATCAATGACATTATAATATCTATGTACTACTACTATATGCAATAGTTAGAGAACATAAGatgaaggaaaatgaaaaagagaaaacCATATGTTAAACCAAAACCTCAAACATCTTTGTAGTATAAAACAATTTCGTGAACTTaacatttttttcccaaaagtaCAAGAGGAGaggtgtaaaaaattattagcaCCTCCCTGGTAGGCCTACTTAGATTAGGGTTCTAAACCTCATTGATTATACCACCCTCTAATGTGTAATCTACATTCTTTTAATTAGAATTCGGTCGGATGAGAATCATTGATTCTCTTTGCTGTTAATTTCTAATCCATTTTGTTCAGCTAGTGCCCAGTAAATGCATAAATGTGTCTTTATATAAATTCCTAATAGTTAACCATGATTAACTAATAGTACTTTCTCCGTCTCAAATCATTTGTCATGTTTCTCTTTTACATGTCCCTTGAAAAAACATTAATTAGGAgtttttatagaaaaaaaaattacccttATTTGTGTCTTAAAATATAATCTCTCTTTATTGAATACTTACTCTATTCATGTGTTATAGTTAAGGTGTTTGTAGTCTTCAAGAACAATTACTACGaaggataaaatgaaaaaaataattatttttatcttgaacctctaaaataataaataattagaTAACTATTTTTAGAAATCATCACAAATAATTTGAGGCGAAGGGAGTATACATCTTCACTTCACTTTAATCACTTTAACTGTATTAAATTAATATTCAAAACATTTGATATAACACACCTCGGCTTTGAGGGGTCTATGACCCCGGACTTATTTTTTGGGTATTATTTTCTAGCTTGGAGGTCACAGATGTTTTGATTTggttcataaaattaaaatc encodes:
- the LOC132064383 gene encoding intermediate cleaving peptidase 55, mitochondrial; amino-acid sequence: MQVLRRNPLNRISSRFLNQVIKTSAYSTKKIYDAGQPTPATHPQLMKEGEITPGITSEEYMQRRKKLLEFLPENSLAIVSAAPTKMMTDVVPYNFRQDADYLYITGCQQPGGIAVLGHDCGLCMFMPEPTLQDVLWQGEVAGVDAALQIFKADLAYPISRLPEMLSRMIETSSTVFHNVKTRISSYMELEAYKKAVNNCKVKDFSVYTHEARLAKSPAELKLMRDSASIACQALIQTMLYSKLFPDEGMLSAKFEYECRVRGAQRMAFNPVVGGGPNGSVIHYSRNDQKIEDGNLVLMDVGCELHGYVSDLTRTWPPFGKFSPVHEELYDLILETNKECVEMCRPGTSIREIHHYSVEKLRRGYKEIGILKNDRRGRYEMLNPTNIGHFLGMDVHDSSTIGYDRPLKPGVVITIEPGVYIPSCFDCPERFRGIGIRIEDEVLITESGYEVLTASIPKEIKHLESLLNNFGSGRGTETRAALS